A genomic window from Brevibacillus agri includes:
- a CDS encoding GerMN domain-containing protein, which yields MKMGHIGKMTAVLGVSAVLLSGCGLFGPESETSSIDAPPQSQVSADQPNGTVSPDVAVQGSEQAVQQTSDKTVYLLDANGYVVPVSLTLPKSEGPAKQVLSYMVKGGPVESMLQGGFSAVLPAGTEVKGLVIKDGVATVDFSKEFKTYEEKDEKKILDAVTRALTEFSNVKTVQIWVNGTPLTEMPAASTPITQLDRNHGVNLELADGATPGNTSAVTVYFQGQLDDKRTYYVPVTRLVPETADIAKATVEELIKGPKQGSQLFSSLLRTTRVLDVKQEKDLITVNLSSDILKYDDGKEASPEALQSLVLSLTDSTGAKQVQLLVEGKPLASGDFTKPVSRPLQLNPIAF from the coding sequence ATGAAGATGGGACACATAGGCAAAATGACGGCCGTTCTGGGGGTAAGCGCCGTGCTTTTGTCGGGCTGCGGTCTGTTTGGCCCGGAATCGGAAACGAGCAGCATCGACGCACCGCCACAGTCACAGGTTTCAGCCGATCAGCCAAACGGTACAGTTTCACCCGATGTCGCCGTCCAAGGCAGCGAGCAAGCGGTCCAACAGACAAGTGACAAGACCGTCTATCTGCTCGACGCAAACGGCTACGTCGTACCGGTGTCGCTGACGCTTCCGAAATCAGAAGGTCCTGCCAAGCAAGTGTTGAGCTACATGGTCAAGGGCGGGCCTGTCGAGAGCATGCTGCAGGGAGGCTTTTCAGCCGTGCTGCCGGCAGGGACGGAAGTGAAAGGATTGGTTATCAAAGACGGCGTGGCGACGGTGGACTTTTCCAAAGAGTTCAAAACGTATGAGGAAAAAGACGAGAAAAAAATTCTCGACGCAGTGACGCGGGCGCTGACCGAGTTTTCCAACGTCAAGACGGTGCAAATCTGGGTGAACGGAACACCGCTTACCGAGATGCCGGCCGCCAGCACGCCGATTACGCAGTTGGACCGCAACCACGGGGTCAATCTGGAGCTGGCGGACGGAGCGACACCGGGCAATACGTCAGCGGTCACGGTTTATTTCCAGGGGCAACTGGATGACAAGCGCACGTACTACGTTCCGGTCACCCGTCTCGTTCCGGAGACAGCGGACATCGCCAAGGCGACCGTGGAGGAGCTTATCAAAGGGCCGAAGCAAGGCTCGCAACTGTTCAGCTCCCTGCTGCGGACGACCCGCGTGCTGGACGTAAAACAGGAGAAAGACCTGATTACCGTCAACCTGAGCAGCGACATTCTCAAGTACGACGACGGCAAGGAAGCAAGCCCGGAGGCGCTGCAATCCCTCGTGCTTTCCTTGACGGACTCGACGGGAGCCAAGCAGGTGCAGCTTCTCGTCGAGGGCAAACCGCTTGCCAGCGGCGATTTTACGAAGCCTGTGAGCCGTCCGTTGCAGCTCAATCCGATCGCGTTTTAA
- the racE gene encoding glutamate racemase translates to MSRDGAIAVIDSGVGGLTVAKEVMRQLPEETIIYVGDNARCPYGSKSPEEIRTYSFQMIDYVMNTPLKALVIACNTATAVVLEEAMAYLPLPVIGVIEPGARAAVSVTKNGRVGVIGTEMTIRTKAYERALLRAEPDLYVVGKACPAFVPLVENHQANSDQARMIVKEALAPLLAENLDTLILGCTHYPLLAPVIQEVMGEGVRLISSAEETARELSVQIAPLAGRGQQEPGQHLFVTSGDAERFRAIAEEWLASKVNVLHHSLEKSVQP, encoded by the coding sequence ATGAGTAGAGATGGAGCGATTGCCGTCATTGATTCAGGAGTGGGAGGATTGACCGTAGCCAAAGAAGTCATGCGTCAGCTACCCGAAGAAACGATCATCTACGTAGGAGACAACGCGCGGTGCCCGTACGGCTCCAAGTCCCCGGAAGAGATTCGGACATACAGCTTTCAAATGATTGATTACGTCATGAATACGCCGCTCAAGGCGCTGGTGATTGCCTGCAATACGGCAACAGCGGTCGTCCTGGAGGAAGCGATGGCTTATTTGCCGCTGCCGGTGATCGGGGTGATCGAGCCGGGAGCGCGTGCAGCCGTTTCGGTGACCAAAAATGGACGGGTTGGCGTGATCGGAACCGAGATGACGATTCGCACGAAAGCATACGAACGTGCCCTCTTGCGTGCCGAGCCGGATTTGTATGTGGTGGGCAAGGCTTGTCCGGCGTTCGTGCCGCTGGTGGAAAATCATCAGGCGAACTCGGACCAGGCGCGCATGATCGTAAAAGAAGCATTGGCGCCTTTGCTCGCGGAGAATCTGGACACTTTGATTCTCGGCTGTACCCACTATCCGCTCTTGGCGCCCGTGATCCAGGAGGTCATGGGAGAGGGCGTCCGGTTAATCAGCTCCGCCGAGGAAACAGCGCGCGAGTTGTCCGTCCAGATCGCTCCGTTGGCTGGTCGCGGACAGCAAGAGCCGGGCCAGCATCTGTTCGTCACGAGCGGAGACGCTGAGCGCTTCCGGGCGATCGCCGAAGAGTGGCTGGCCAGCAAGGTGAACGTCCTGCATCACTCCCTGGAAAAATCGGTACAGCCGTAA
- a CDS encoding IS4 family transposase: MDKNTLFSSFGKYISPINIVKFQQRIDETDQDKYVKKLTTKAYLLLFLHAQLQQREGLRAIADDVLSKKFQRELGLSSISPAQLSRKNNRVDPALLEEIFVDLVGQIQRHSGNTYSLRKDMKIIDSTTIGLCLQKYKWATFRKTKAGIKLHLRLVFADQGDVYPEKITITGAKSNDRTQMESLIDEIGMMYVFDRGYVDYEKFDEYTDKGIFFASRLKDNAEIRHLYEFKIPLESSVLSDSMILLGTPQKRVDNVLRLIETLDSKGNLIRIITNRFDLEAEELSDIYRWRWQIELFFKWIKQHVKIKNFYGTSENAVRNQVLLALIAYCLLLLVKLEQNSQHSLLQIRRWLKVFLWQTFEQWIGRMNYQSKRTSRGRQKRN, from the coding sequence ATGGACAAGAATACCCTATTTTCTTCATTTGGTAAATACATTTCACCCATTAATATTGTGAAATTTCAACAACGGATAGACGAAACGGATCAGGACAAGTACGTGAAAAAGTTAACGACCAAAGCATATCTACTCCTGTTTTTGCATGCTCAACTTCAGCAACGAGAAGGACTCCGAGCCATTGCAGATGATGTTTTATCAAAGAAATTCCAGCGAGAGTTAGGACTGTCGTCGATTAGTCCCGCTCAGCTTAGTCGCAAAAACAATCGAGTAGATCCAGCTTTGCTTGAAGAAATATTTGTTGACCTTGTAGGGCAAATTCAGAGACACTCGGGCAACACGTATTCCCTTCGAAAAGACATGAAAATCATTGATTCTACAACGATTGGGCTGTGTTTGCAGAAGTACAAATGGGCAACTTTCCGTAAAACCAAGGCTGGCATCAAACTTCATCTTCGTCTCGTCTTTGCCGACCAGGGGGATGTGTATCCTGAAAAAATAACCATCACGGGTGCCAAGTCCAATGACCGCACTCAAATGGAATCGTTGATTGATGAGATCGGTATGATGTACGTCTTTGATCGAGGGTATGTGGATTATGAAAAATTTGATGAATACACGGACAAAGGCATCTTTTTCGCTTCTCGTCTAAAAGATAACGCCGAAATCCGTCATCTTTATGAATTCAAAATCCCCTTGGAAAGCTCCGTTTTATCGGATTCCATGATCCTTCTTGGAACGCCTCAAAAGCGGGTAGATAACGTGCTGCGACTCATTGAAACGCTTGATTCGAAGGGAAATCTCATTCGAATCATTACGAATCGGTTCGACCTGGAAGCAGAAGAACTCAGCGACATCTATCGTTGGCGTTGGCAAATTGAGCTGTTTTTCAAGTGGATAAAGCAGCATGTAAAGATCAAGAACTTCTATGGAACGAGTGAAAATGCGGTACGAAACCAAGTATTACTCGCACTCATTGCCTACTGCCTGTTGCTCCTTGTCAAACTGGAACAAAACAGTCAGCACAGCTTGTTGCAGATCAGGAGATGGCTAAAAGTGTTTCTTTGGCAAACGTTCGAACAATGGATAGGTAGAATGAATTACCAGTCCAAACGAACATCCAGAGGGCGACAGAAAAGGAATTAG
- a CDS encoding immunity protein TriTu family protein produces the protein MLDNFQIWAREIKGWLQAKGVETEEINIVDSTISDNPSITVHHYSPEKFIGLITLWETNTAYVEILEYSSGETVISEHLQIQANSDFNEVFKSYLSTISK, from the coding sequence ATGCTTGATAATTTTCAAATTTGGGCTAGAGAGATAAAGGGATGGTTACAAGCTAAGGGAGTTGAGACGGAAGAAATAAATATTGTAGACTCAACAATCTCTGATAATCCTAGTATCACTGTACATCACTATTCCCCTGAAAAATTCATTGGTTTGATTACACTCTGGGAAACCAATACCGCTTATGTTGAGATACTCGAATATTCAAGTGGCGAAACGGTGATATCCGAACATCTACAGATACAAGCAAATTCGGATTTTAATGAGGTTTTCAAAAGTTATCTTTCTACAATTTCAAAATGA
- a CDS encoding superoxide dismutase, producing MEEKTKQLLDWSQWGCQWIDHLRRQKTLNRELERHLHKFEESFTKIGRQATRMDKTEAIELLPALIARAEQVQEQFHHFLRLAQLTEDERFDEPTMAHEELLETEAVQGAQEALAVTPAQMNQAAIPAPAAYQAVRDTAREPVRVARPVAPGRHTLPPLPYAPNALEPYIDEQTMRIHHEKLHQKYVDDLNTAERKLVEARQSGNYDLIRHWERELAFNGAGHYLHTIFWPSMSPHGGGTPTGDLAEAIQRYFGSFDAFKQQFSQAAGKVEGPGWAILVWSPRAQHLEILTAEKHQNLAQWDTVPLLVLDVWEHAYFLQYQNQRDKYVENWWNIVHWPYVQERFQQARKLRWEPF from the coding sequence TTGGAAGAGAAAACCAAGCAATTGCTGGATTGGAGTCAGTGGGGCTGCCAATGGATCGATCATTTGCGGAGACAAAAAACACTGAACCGGGAGCTGGAGCGGCATCTGCACAAATTTGAAGAATCTTTTACCAAAATAGGAAGACAGGCTACGCGGATGGATAAGACCGAAGCAATAGAGTTGCTCCCGGCGCTCATCGCGCGGGCAGAGCAAGTACAGGAGCAGTTCCACCATTTTTTGCGGCTGGCCCAGCTTACGGAGGATGAACGGTTCGACGAGCCGACAATGGCGCACGAGGAGCTTTTGGAAACGGAAGCGGTACAAGGAGCACAGGAGGCGCTCGCAGTCACACCCGCTCAGATGAACCAGGCCGCCATCCCCGCCCCTGCTGCCTACCAGGCCGTACGAGACACCGCACGCGAGCCGGTTCGCGTCGCACGCCCCGTCGCCCCTGGCCGTCATACGCTTCCCCCGCTGCCGTACGCGCCGAACGCCCTTGAGCCGTATATCGACGAGCAGACGATGCGCATTCATCACGAGAAGCTGCACCAGAAGTACGTAGACGATCTGAATACGGCGGAGCGAAAGCTGGTCGAAGCCCGCCAAAGCGGCAACTACGACTTGATTCGCCACTGGGAGCGCGAGCTGGCTTTTAACGGAGCTGGCCATTATTTGCATACGATTTTCTGGCCGTCCATGAGCCCGCACGGAGGCGGCACGCCAACAGGCGATCTGGCTGAAGCGATTCAGCGGTACTTCGGGTCTTTTGACGCATTCAAGCAGCAGTTTTCCCAGGCAGCCGGAAAAGTGGAAGGCCCCGGCTGGGCGATCCTCGTCTGGTCACCGCGCGCCCAGCACCTGGAAATCTTGACGGCGGAAAAGCATCAAAACCTGGCGCAATGGGATACGGTCCCGCTGCTCGTGCTGGACGTCTGGGAGCACGCCTATTTTCTCCAGTATCAAAACCAGCGGGACAAATACGTGGAAAACTGGTGGAACATCGTCCATTGGCCCTACGTGCAGGAGCGCTTCCAGCAGGCGCGGAAACTGCGCTGGGAACCGTTTTGA
- a CDS encoding RHS repeat-associated core domain-containing protein — translation MIEELTQDGRVKARNVFGNQLIWRKDYTTNQEGTYYYNSHGDVVKIKGPSGNVLNTYEYDIWGNLIADKVKETMMNPFAYAGEMYDKESGFYYLRARYYDPKMGRFVSEDTVKGQVDNPLSLNRYTYVSNNPLKFVDPSGHIQEMTGGVGGFSSPAEEYMHWAKVAARRAYEEGIEPEDAVRKYVPTQYQREVLSTAIVTFNNTVGMNHGDAPDLGLGVAGAGAVAGIINNVEKPKLLLNQATKVADHHIFPKFRGNDKYAKFFKEKGINVDDFTVTLAHGKDSHHLKFIHGQGKWNETWKAWIDANPNATAKEIFQQAGKMMDEYGLSGIRIHPYKK, via the coding sequence GTGATCGAGGAACTGACCCAGGACGGCCGGGTCAAAGCCCGCAATGTCTTTGGCAACCAGTTGATCTGGCGCAAAGACTACACGACGAACCAGGAAGGCACGTACTACTACAACAGCCACGGAGATGTCGTGAAGATCAAAGGTCCGAGCGGGAATGTGTTGAATACGTATGAGTACGACATCTGGGGCAACTTGATTGCGGACAAAGTCAAGGAAACGATGATGAACCCGTTTGCGTATGCAGGGGAAATGTACGACAAGGAGAGTGGGTTTTACTACCTGCGTGCCCGGTATTATGATCCGAAGATGGGGCGGTTTGTGTCGGAGGATACGGTTAAGGGGCAGGTGGATAATCCGCTTAGTTTGAATCGATATACGTATGTGAGTAATAATCCGTTAAAGTTTGTGGATCCGAGTGGTCACATACAGGAGATGACGGGAGGAGTAGGTGGCTTTTCCTCACCGGCAGAAGAGTACATGCATTGGGCAAAGGTTGCTGCACGAAGGGCATACGAAGAGGGGATAGAACCCGAAGATGCGGTAAGAAAGTATGTACCAACGCAGTATCAGAGGGAAGTTCTTTCGACAGCTATCGTCACATTTAATAATACGGTTGGCATGAATCATGGGGATGCTCCTGATTTGGGATTGGGTGTTGCTGGAGCAGGTGCGGTAGCAGGTATAATAAATAATGTAGAAAAACCTAAACTTCTGTTAAATCAAGCCACTAAAGTAGCAGATCATCACATTTTCCCAAAATTTAGAGGGAACGATAAGTATGCTAAATTTTTTAAAGAAAAAGGAATAAATGTGGATGATTTTACGGTAACATTAGCTCATGGGAAAGATAGCCACCATCTAAAATTCATTCATGGACAAGGAAAGTGGAACGAGACTTGGAAAGCATGGATAGATGCGAATCCAAATGCAACAGCTAAGGAAATATTCCAACAAGCAGGGAAAATGATGGATGAGTATGGACTCTCGGGTATCAGGATTCATCCATATAAAAAGTAG
- a CDS encoding RHS repeat domain-containing protein produces MESAQGPVTSSGEPYYSNISYEYNDQYLLRKETEIHSFPVNLSGYKSQITERTYEYTNAQLYSITENFGGKTRTQTFSAYDSYGVQPTQISLTGIELESGKTDVLNFSLEIDNQSQVKSQTYPNGSKVTYEYDTLGRVLSESFRHQGATRTTTYVYRDGEASGTSAEGPGIVERILPDSSRVITYYTPYGDIAYQEQRGTSGGKRPLVENEFTPDGMQISRTIPYGNQAQSTTYAYDWDGFVYQTTNALGTTRSHRANAYSDGTSYLPRLTEQTLSPNGYIVTTYRDLYGRVESVEETTQRGSHRRVTTYQTDRFGKVTDKEVSDGSTSQRWTMRYDHNDQLVYLRDPENNIHEYSYDGLGNLTTVLENGTPTAVYTYNALSWKLSEKNPETKAEQYTYEKNGAVKTFKDKNGVLFSYQYSPFNERTKVSAGSGFYEERSYDPLSGSLLTETNNNGQTVRYGYDEYRRLNRQTMMGKDYQLVYTDHDEAIDAIVYPSRSAVSGSAPALRVDYTYDNASRLSAVTIPGVGTTSYTYDMNNSGETNTVSYPGQSSVMQKTISSFAEITGMNHADGWNETNGYDLFGNITSQKRGGANYGTFAYDKLSRIKEETIQGNTRQYAYDRRGNRQIYANAPADSTRSYELKHDLLNRLTEYKDAKGTTTYTYYPGGLRATKQQTGSVTDTTHYVYLNGQVIEELTQDGRLKARNVFGNQLIWRKDYTTNQEGTYYYNSHGDVVKIKGPSGNVLNMYEYDIWGNLIADKVKETMMNPFAYAGEMYDKESGFYYLRARYYDPKMGRFVSEDTVKGQVDNPLSLNRYTYVSNNPLKFVDPSGHIQEMTGGVGGFSSPAEEYMHWAKVAARRAYEEGIEPEDAVRKYVPTQYQREVLSTAIVTFNNTVGMNHGDAPDLGLGAAGAGAAVGTIRNPGKNVANGTGNEFNKASYQKPTANKTTLWDITKIW; encoded by the coding sequence GTGGAAAGTGCCCAAGGACCAGTTACCTCGTCGGGCGAGCCGTACTATTCGAACATTTCCTACGAGTACAACGACCAGTATTTGCTGCGAAAAGAAACGGAAATTCACTCGTTCCCGGTGAACTTGTCGGGCTACAAAAGCCAGATTACCGAGCGAACCTATGAATACACGAATGCGCAGCTTTATTCGATCACGGAAAACTTTGGCGGAAAGACGAGAACGCAGACGTTTTCCGCGTACGATTCGTACGGCGTGCAACCTACACAAATATCTCTGACTGGAATCGAGCTGGAGAGCGGGAAAACGGACGTCCTGAACTTCTCGCTCGAGATCGACAACCAAAGTCAGGTAAAAAGCCAGACGTACCCAAACGGCAGCAAAGTCACCTACGAATATGACACGCTGGGAAGAGTCCTCAGTGAAAGCTTCCGCCACCAGGGCGCGACCCGCACCACCACGTACGTGTATCGGGACGGCGAAGCATCCGGCACGAGCGCGGAGGGGCCGGGGATCGTCGAGAGAATTTTGCCGGACTCGTCTCGGGTCATCACCTACTACACGCCATACGGAGACATCGCCTATCAGGAACAGAGAGGGACGAGCGGAGGCAAACGCCCGCTGGTAGAAAACGAGTTTACCCCGGACGGTATGCAGATCAGCCGCACGATTCCATACGGGAACCAGGCGCAGAGCACCACGTATGCCTACGACTGGGACGGCTTCGTCTACCAGACCACGAACGCCCTGGGAACGACCCGCTCCCATCGGGCCAATGCGTATTCAGACGGCACCAGCTATTTGCCGCGCCTGACCGAGCAAACGTTGTCCCCGAACGGCTACATCGTCACCACCTACCGCGACCTGTACGGGCGGGTAGAGAGCGTGGAAGAAACGACGCAACGAGGCAGCCACCGCCGCGTGACCACCTACCAGACCGACCGCTTCGGAAAAGTCACGGACAAAGAAGTCTCGGACGGCAGCACCTCCCAACGCTGGACGATGCGCTACGATCACAACGACCAGTTGGTCTATTTGCGCGACCCGGAAAACAACATCCACGAATACAGCTACGACGGACTCGGCAACCTGACCACCGTGCTCGAAAACGGCACGCCCACTGCCGTGTACACGTATAACGCGCTGTCCTGGAAGTTGTCCGAGAAGAACCCGGAGACTAAAGCCGAGCAGTACACCTATGAAAAAAACGGTGCCGTCAAAACGTTCAAAGACAAAAACGGCGTCCTTTTCAGCTACCAGTATTCGCCGTTCAACGAAAGGACGAAGGTATCCGCAGGCAGCGGCTTCTACGAAGAACGCAGCTACGATCCGCTATCCGGCTCGCTTTTGACGGAAACAAACAACAACGGCCAAACCGTCCGCTACGGCTACGACGAATACCGCCGCCTGAATCGCCAAACGATGATGGGAAAAGACTACCAGCTCGTCTACACCGACCACGATGAGGCCATCGACGCCATCGTCTATCCATCCCGCAGCGCTGTTTCCGGCTCGGCTCCCGCCTTGCGCGTCGATTACACCTACGACAATGCCAGCCGCCTCAGCGCCGTAACCATTCCCGGCGTAGGAACGACGAGCTACACCTACGACATGAACAACAGTGGAGAGACGAACACCGTCTCCTACCCCGGCCAGTCGTCGGTGATGCAAAAGACGATTAGCTCCTTTGCCGAGATCACAGGAATGAACCACGCCGACGGCTGGAACGAGACCAACGGCTACGACCTGTTCGGCAACATCACGAGCCAAAAGCGCGGCGGAGCCAACTACGGCACGTTCGCTTACGACAAGCTGTCCCGGATCAAAGAAGAAACGATCCAGGGCAACACCCGCCAGTACGCCTACGACCGCCGCGGCAACCGCCAAATCTATGCCAACGCACCCGCCGATTCGACGCGCAGCTACGAACTGAAACACGACTTGCTGAATCGCCTGACCGAATACAAGGACGCCAAAGGAACAACGACGTACACGTACTATCCAGGCGGCCTGCGCGCGACGAAACAGCAGACCGGAAGCGTCACGGATACGACCCACTACGTGTACTTGAACGGGCAAGTGATCGAGGAGCTGACCCAGGACGGACGGCTCAAAGCTCGCAACGTCTTTGGTAACCAACTGATCTGGCGCAAAGACTACACGACGAACCAGGAAGGCACCTACTACTACAACAGCCACGGAGATGTCGTGAAGATCAAAGGTCCGAGCGGGAATGTGTTGAATATGTATGAGTACGACATCTGGGGCAACTTGATTGCGGATAAAGTCAAGGAAACGATGATGAACCCGTTTGCGTATGCAGGGGAAATGTACGACAAGGAGAGCGGTTTTTACTACCTGCGTGCCCGGTATTATGATCCGAAGATGGGGAGGTTTGTGTCGGAGGATACGGTTAAGGGGCAAGTGGATAATCCGCTTAGTTTGAATCGATATACGTATGTGAGTAATAATCCGTTAAAGTTTGTGGATCCGAGTGGTCACATACAGGAGATGACGGGAGGAGTAGGTGGCTTTTCCTCACCGGCAGAAGAATACATGCATTGGGCAAAGGTTGCGGCACGAAGGGCATACGAAGAGGGGATAGAACCCGAAGATGCGGTAAGAAAGTATGTACCAACGCAGTATCAGAGGGAAGTTCTTTCGACAGCTATCGTTACATTTAACAATACGGTTGGCATGAATCATGGGGATGCTCCTGATTTGGGATTGGGAGCTGCTGGTGCGGGGGCAGCAGTAGGGACAATTAGAAATCCAGGTAAAAATGTTGCAAACGGGACGGGTAATGAATTTAATAAAGCAAGTTATCAGAAACCTACAGCCAATAAAACAACATTATGGGATATTACTAAGATATGGTAA
- a CDS encoding SMI1/KNR4 family protein: protein MQIVNILNETYEKLSRIPDLSLDQIIIAPPIDPYELTEIENTIGFTFPNVLREFYLNDSQSVTFNWTSSNGNYGEECKIGGIKILSPSMIRDDYNEMLQMVEEAKENDEDLKDNAGLMALINDWPNWIPIIRFMNGDAFCINKKDTLQTVVFLEHDVMDGGPYIHGLTVALNIIDLMEKWSKVGFVELFDWSQYVKDNSLDVTHAELSRLREALALA, encoded by the coding sequence ATGCAAATAGTAAATATTTTAAACGAGACTTACGAAAAATTGTCACGAATTCCAGATTTATCATTGGATCAAATAATCATTGCCCCTCCTATTGATCCGTATGAATTAACTGAAATCGAAAATACTATTGGCTTTACTTTTCCCAACGTTTTAAGAGAGTTTTATTTAAATGACTCTCAATCTGTTACATTTAACTGGACTTCCTCAAACGGTAACTATGGTGAGGAGTGTAAGATAGGAGGGATTAAGATTCTCTCACCAAGCATGATTAGAGATGATTACAATGAAATGCTTCAAATGGTCGAAGAAGCCAAAGAAAATGATGAGGATTTAAAAGATAATGCTGGATTAATGGCACTAATAAATGATTGGCCAAACTGGATACCAATTATTAGGTTTATGAATGGTGATGCATTTTGTATAAATAAAAAAGATACTTTACAAACAGTAGTCTTTTTAGAACATGATGTAATGGATGGTGGGCCCTATATTCATGGTCTTACAGTAGCTTTAAATATTATTGATCTGATGGAAAAATGGTCGAAAGTGGGTTTTGTGGAGCTATTTGATTGGTCCCAATATGTAAAAGATAACAGTTTAGATGTAACACATGCTGAACTGAGTAGGCTTAGAGAAGCTTTGGCACTGGCCTGA
- a CDS encoding peptidylprolyl isomerase, with protein sequence MALCVVQQVSASATHDYRSEVQSHQFRPHSGDKQEVADFAQALVKHRANPAELEKLLAKDSLNHFAMQDYVKGLALFKSVQVVEAVPEKLYTVTKEDAYNNYRAIVKFKYVGYTADNRVIEKTDWIGLVKRGSMDGAAWQAWGVIWQDSGIDVSDVRLIQLEKPQKGEEIGVMTTDAGVIKLRLFPDKAPKAVENFKTLAKKGAYNDMIFHRVINDFMIQAGELTGPDGKELPSIYGQDFEDEFNRDLFNFRGALSMGNAGPNTNSTHFYIVQSPKVDQEYLDLSALPLNAEAKYKEIGGRAYLDNRHTVFGHVFEGMEVVDKIAAQKTDEAARPLNNPVKVQKIEFVIYNP encoded by the coding sequence TTGGCATTATGTGTCGTCCAGCAAGTATCAGCAAGCGCCACTCACGATTACCGCTCCGAAGTCCAGTCCCACCAATTTCGCCCGCACAGTGGGGACAAGCAGGAGGTAGCAGATTTTGCCCAGGCGCTGGTGAAGCATCGGGCGAATCCGGCTGAGCTGGAGAAGCTGCTGGCCAAAGACTCGTTGAACCATTTTGCGATGCAAGACTATGTAAAAGGGTTGGCGCTGTTCAAGTCCGTTCAGGTCGTCGAGGCCGTGCCGGAGAAGCTGTACACGGTGACAAAGGAAGATGCCTACAACAATTACCGCGCCATCGTGAAGTTCAAATATGTCGGCTATACGGCAGACAACAGAGTGATCGAAAAAACAGATTGGATCGGCCTCGTCAAACGCGGCAGTATGGACGGGGCCGCCTGGCAGGCATGGGGCGTCATCTGGCAAGATTCCGGGATCGATGTGTCCGATGTGAGGCTGATCCAGCTCGAAAAGCCGCAAAAAGGAGAAGAAATAGGCGTGATGACCACAGATGCGGGGGTCATCAAGCTCAGGCTGTTTCCGGACAAGGCTCCGAAAGCGGTGGAAAACTTTAAGACGCTGGCCAAAAAAGGCGCCTACAACGACATGATTTTTCACCGGGTCATCAACGATTTCATGATTCAGGCAGGCGAACTGACAGGGCCGGATGGCAAGGAGCTGCCGAGCATATACGGCCAAGATTTTGAAGACGAGTTTAACCGCGACCTGTTCAATTTCCGCGGAGCGCTCAGCATGGGCAACGCGGGACCCAATACGAACAGCACACATTTTTATATCGTACAAAGTCCCAAGGTAGATCAGGAGTACCTCGATCTATCCGCGCTCCCACTGAATGCAGAAGCCAAGTACAAGGAAATAGGCGGACGGGCCTACCTGGACAACCGCCACACGGTATTTGGGCATGTGTTTGAAGGGATGGAAGTCGTCGACAAGATTGCCGCGCAAAAAACGGATGAGGCGGCAAGGCCGCTGAACAATCCGGTGAAGGTGCAGAAGATCGAGTTTGTCATTTACAATCCGTAA
- the rph gene encoding ribonuclease PH, with the protein MRVDGRAHDQLRPVTITRNYIKHAEGSCLIEVGDTKVICTATLEDRVPPFMRGGGKGWITAEYSMLPRATATRNARESSKGKVGGRTMEIQRLIGRALRSVVHLEAMGERTIWLDCDVIQADGGTRTASITGAYVAMVDAMQKLVESGVWKQLPLNDFLAATSVGVIGEETVLDLNYKEDSTATVDMNVVMTGKGKFVELQGTGEDAPFSPEQLQEMIALAKIGIGNLIQSQKQALSDVPLTFAENVAEESHV; encoded by the coding sequence ATGAGAGTGGATGGCCGTGCCCATGACCAGTTGCGCCCAGTAACGATTACGCGCAATTACATTAAACACGCAGAAGGATCGTGCCTGATCGAAGTCGGAGACACCAAGGTAATTTGTACGGCAACTCTGGAGGATCGGGTACCGCCTTTCATGCGTGGCGGCGGGAAGGGCTGGATCACAGCCGAGTACTCCATGCTTCCCCGCGCGACAGCGACCCGCAACGCGCGTGAGTCTTCCAAAGGCAAGGTCGGAGGACGGACGATGGAAATTCAGCGTCTGATCGGCCGCGCGCTGCGTTCGGTGGTGCATCTGGAGGCGATGGGAGAACGCACGATCTGGCTGGATTGCGACGTGATTCAGGCGGACGGCGGTACGCGCACCGCTTCCATCACGGGCGCGTATGTGGCGATGGTCGACGCGATGCAAAAGCTGGTGGAGAGCGGCGTCTGGAAGCAACTGCCGCTGAACGATTTTCTGGCGGCGACCTCTGTTGGGGTGATCGGCGAAGAGACCGTGCTGGATTTGAACTACAAAGAAGACTCGACAGCGACGGTGGACATGAATGTCGTCATGACAGGCAAAGGCAAGTTCGTCGAGCTGCAAGGCACCGGCGAGGACGCGCCGTTTTCCCCGGAGCAGTTGCAGGAGATGATCGCGCTTGCGAAAATCGGGATCGGCAATCTGATCCAGAGCCAGAAGCAGGCGCTCTCTGATGTTCCCCTGACGTTTGCCGAAAACGTAGCGGAGGAAAGCCATGTCTGA